From a single Marinobacter sp. ANT_B65 genomic region:
- a CDS encoding transposase, with product MSRRRKYSSEFKREAIALTRQPGVSYRQVALEIGIIPNLLSQSVPDTSYVPMPEGVGHQVSETIWSGTSPLWSRTPNG from the coding sequence ATGTCCAGACGCAGAAAATATAGCTCAGAGTTCAAACGCGAAGCCATTGCTTTGACTCGCCAACCCGGTGTGAGCTATCGACAGGTAGCCTTGGAGATAGGCATCATTCCCAATCTGTTGTCGCAGTCAGTTCCCGATACGTCTTATGTGCCGATGCCTGAAGGTGTCGGCCACCAGGTATCCGAAACCATCTGGAGCGGAACTTCTCCGCTCTGGAGCCGGACACCAAATGGGTGA